The Petrotoga sp. 9PW.55.5.1 genome window below encodes:
- a CDS encoding cell wall metabolism sensor histidine kinase WalK — protein MLGRKKIKHSAIFRQTIVFTAVTMAIVLAIVGVVRVVFIQFTLQSYNELYISQLNVSGGTRGNPKNTEDPIELLYQIMQDSSVLRRSLLSNRIVILDGTLISDPYGLIDTNFKIPRLPYLYESGGMYYIFAGIPVFGSSLLIVGGPSLELTALLESFEKAVFWIITFGFFISLLVSYLLAKDALKPVVKMSEQISKIDAQNIDERIPEQKSKEFDIFAKKLNSMLERIEDAFEVQNQFVSDVSHELRTPLTSINGYIKMLKRWGKDDPKIMEESLNSIEASNEYLRDLVEKLLLLTKNDYSIERKDVEVLSVVEEILELFKLELVDFKVKIEGESFTVSTSKEYLSLILKILIENAINYSKDEKELTIKLDPQQKIIAISDKGIGIEKEKLKNIFERFYKVDFSRSDKSHGLGLSIAKRVAENLDIELKPDSELGKGSTFTLVFKQNE, from the coding sequence TTGTTAGGGAGAAAGAAAATAAAACATAGCGCTATTTTTAGGCAAACAATAGTATTTACGGCAGTTACTATGGCCATAGTTCTTGCTATAGTAGGTGTTGTTAGGGTTGTTTTTATTCAATTTACTCTTCAAAGTTACAACGAATTGTACATTTCACAGTTAAATGTAAGTGGAGGGACTAGAGGAAATCCAAAGAATACAGAAGATCCAATAGAGTTACTTTATCAGATTATGCAGGACTCAAGTGTTTTAAGAAGAAGTTTGTTATCAAACAGGATAGTTATACTTGATGGGACATTGATTTCAGATCCATATGGTTTGATAGACACTAACTTCAAAATACCAAGATTACCGTATTTATACGAATCAGGAGGTATGTATTACATCTTTGCTGGAATTCCTGTATTTGGTTCGTCACTTCTAATAGTAGGTGGTCCTTCGCTTGAGTTAACGGCACTTTTAGAGAGTTTTGAGAAAGCTGTTTTTTGGATAATAACCTTCGGTTTTTTCATATCTTTGCTAGTTTCCTACCTTCTTGCAAAAGACGCACTTAAACCTGTTGTTAAAATGTCAGAACAAATTTCAAAAATAGATGCACAGAATATCGATGAGAGAATTCCCGAACAAAAATCAAAAGAGTTTGACATTTTTGCAAAAAAACTAAATTCTATGCTTGAAAGAATCGAAGACGCTTTTGAGGTGCAAAACCAATTTGTATCTGATGTGTCTCACGAATTAAGAACCCCTCTAACTTCTATAAATGGATATATAAAGATGCTTAAAAGATGGGGAAAAGATGACCCTAAAATTATGGAAGAATCGTTAAACAGTATAGAAGCCTCAAACGAATATTTAAGGGATTTGGTGGAAAAATTATTGCTTCTAACTAAAAATGATTATTCGATAGAAAGAAAAGATGTAGAAGTTTTATCAGTAGTGGAAGAAATATTAGAATTATTTAAATTGGAATTAGTAGATTTTAAAGTTAAGATAGAAGGCGAAAGTTTTACTGTTTCTACTTCAAAAGAATATTTATCGTTGATCTTGAAAATCTTGATTGAAAATGCGATAAATTATTCAAAAGATGAAAAAGAACTTACAATTAAACTTGATCCACAGCAAAAAATCATAGCTATTAGCGATAAAGGTATAGGTATAGAAAAAGAAAAGTTAAAGAACATCTTTGAAAGGTTCTACAAAGTAGATTTTTCAAGAAGCGATAAAAGCCATGGGTTGGGTTTGTCAATTGCAAAAAGGGTTGCAGAAAATTTAGATATAGAATTAAAACCAGACTCAGAGCTAGGCAAAGGAAGCACTTTTACTTTAGTTTTCAAACAGAATGAATAA